CTCTATTGGCCATACGATGCCTACCAGCCATATTGCATCAAACGCCTTCGACCTGCAACGCAgcctgcttcagcttcttgctgACTCTGGGGCACACGATGAGATGTGGAATCTCACACCAACTCGACAGGATCCCGCTGTGCTGCTGGAAAAGGTCTACCGACTGCAGCGTGATTTGCGAGAGTGGAGAGACGTCCatggccatctccatccgaGCCTTGAACTGGACACGGCATCCCTGGCCAGCCTCGGCAGCTCAGAAGAGTCTCATTTTCCCATCCCTCCGTCTCCCTTcttgccactgccactgcaCCTATGTCTCTCTGGGGCAATGTTCAACTTCCTCACGGCTCGCATCTTGTGGACGCTCTGCCTTTATGATAAGAGCCAAGATGTCAAAAAGTTGGAATCCGAAGCCTACATACACTTTTACCAGACTATACGTTTTGCAGCCACTCATGCTATGAACACTCACTCACGGACTCTCCCCACTGCCGTATACTCTACAGATGTTCCTGTTTCcggcgaggagatggatcACAGCTTCTTACCCATCCTATATATCGCTGGCCAGTGCAGCCCTTGGCCATCATGGCTCCGCTGGATCGCGCAGCTGATGCAGCAGACTGGAGAACAGGGGCTATTCAACGGCTACGTTCTCTCTGCCAGCCTCAAAGTCCTGCATAAGATGGAGCTCAGCCACAACCTACTCTCGACAGACAGGATCGAGCGATatcccagcccagcgctgCGGATTATCTCCATGCTGATACCGGAGACGAGCGCCCAAGGCTTCATGTGCTACTATGCCAAGCCCTCTCGATTCAACAGCGGCTGGATCAATCGAGAGACTCTAACTTATTATCCCATTGCTCAGGCGCGCTTCTCTCCCGAGCTTGACGACAATAGTGCGGCTAAGCGGGAGATTGACATTTACGATGAGCAGCGATCTATGGAAGAGCAGTTTACATGGGAGTGGATTACGAATCGTCCAATTGCGAGCAGTTGGAAAAGTCGCTCTTCGCAGGCGAGGTTTAACTTTGACGACATTCTTCGTGATCATATGAATGGAAGCCGGTTATTACCGATTCACCAACGGACACCTGGCGGGAGTGAAGTTGGATATCAATGAGTCTACTAGGAATCTGGTAATGTTGGGAATGATGAGATGACTTATATTGGGCAAATGAACGACACAAGGGCAATACATTTATAGACTTTTACATGGAATGGCATCTTACCTGGATAGCTTCAATCGGAGTCCACTTATGCCACTTTGTTCTACGTATACGTTCGATGTGCAATCTCCCAAGACTGGCAGATTTGTATGCTTTGCGTTCTGATTCAGGCTTATCAAGCTATTCCATATTCTCTGTATTACGAAGAGAAATTCCTTCTGCTGCCCATCATGTTCAATCCTTCAATGATGTCAGTCTCTGGTGTTATGACTGTTCGCTGTCAACTGCTAATTATGGAATAGCCTCTGGCCTCGAGGATTTGAACAGCGCGCTTACCGGAATTGGATAGCCGCAGCGACCACGTCTAAGAACGAAGAAGACATTGAACTTGACATCTTGAGTAATAATTTTAATGTTCAGTATAATCGCTAAGCTCGCTAATCTCTCAAATTGAAAATACTAAATAGTCTATAATTGAATGTAGTTTGATTTACTTCTTCGCTACTGCTTGTAAACGGCCAGACTCTTACACCGAAATCTCACTAGCACTCCTCAAtactagttttatatacttCCCAAGCATATACGGATGAATGGAAATTTACAACACCTATTTGATACCACATTTCATTTCATAAAACAACACCTAAGCATAATTAGTGATATCGTCCGGCGGAAGGACGGAAACTACCACGTATGATGCTCATTATTCACAAGAGATCAAACTTGTGCCACCCACTTGCAGAGACACGGGGCAGCTCGGGATTTTCAACAGCAACGCTACAATTGTATAGC
This portion of the Trichoderma atroviride chromosome 6, complete sequence genome encodes:
- a CDS encoding uncharacterized protein (EggNog:ENOG41), with protein sequence MSEIKRRTRTGCLTCRARRVKCDERKPACNRCAIANVECAGYAPRRHIEVRAPSLRGASHSQQNSPADDHDGTGDEFRVSPQNQSSQSLGAGSTPSGPPSGASGPSGIPAHPALPRPQFRVDGLPLIGLPSNPRMSLRPCAAAREVLSYHQFFFRTVVMLFPADRLPFWRDRLCEEALIIEYAQRGILALGCMHRASLMTAMLGENDQNRGLDTKVIAVQGYTRALQELSGCLDEAEKSLDILTAVLVFMAYFECFAGNIPAAYGHVRTAHYYFTALRSNTSLRVDDLALESLETTLQTLAWTCYMAVPLPNMLLSIGHTMPTSHIASNAFDLQRSLLQLLADSGAHDEMWNLTPTRQDPAVLLEKVYRLQRDLREWRDVHGHLHPSLELDTASLASLGSSEESHFPIPPSPFLPLPLHLCLSGAMFNFLTARILWTLCLYDKSQDVKKLESEAYIHFYQTIRFAATHAMNTHSRTLPTAVYSTDVPVSGEEMDHSFLPILYIAGQCSPWPSWLRWIAQLMQQTGEQGLFNGYVLSASLKVLHKMELSHNLLSTDRIERYPSPALRIISMLIPETSAQGFMCYYAKPSRFNSGWINRETLTYYPIAQARFSPELDDNSAAKREIDIYDEQRSMEEQFTWEWITNRPIASSWKSRSSQARFNFDDILRDHMNGSRLLPIHQRTPGGSEVGYQ